ACTTGTACTGTTTATTGTATAAGTATAGCCCACCAAATCGATATTAAACAATAGAACAACTTTATTGTCAGGACAATGTGTGTATGGTAGCTTAGGTATAGAGTCTAAAATCTATATACGTTGAAATTATGAGCCACTCACCAGAGTCTAGAACTGAACGGATAGATATTCGCACAAGTCCTAGTGTGAAAAAACTATTGCAACAAGCTGCGGCTGCAAGTCATAAAAACGTCAGTGAGTTTCTGTTAGAACAAGGTTTAATTGCTGCTCAAAATGCTTTGACAAATCGTAAAGTTTTTGCACTAGATGATGAGCAATGGCAAGCTTTCCAAAATGCCCTTGATACTCCCACAACAGAAAAGCCTCGTTTGCGTCGTCTATTAACTGAGCCGAGTGTATTTGAGTAATTACCTTGAATAATCTATATATTGAGAAACTATCAACTACTCACAATGTTCAAGACTTTGACTGTGGGAAACCTGCTTTAAATAATTTTTTAATTAATTACGCCTTACAAAATCAACAATCCGATAGTTCAAAAACTTATGTAGCTTGCATAGATAATAATTTAATTGCTTACTATACTTTGACTGTAGCCTCTGTTATTCATCAAGATGCGCCACCTCGAATTATCAAAGGATTACCAAAATATCCTGTACCTGTAGCTCTTTTAGCACGTTTAGCAGTTAGCAAAGATTATCAAGGTCAGAGAATAGGGAGTGGTTTATTAAAAGATTGTCTCAAACGAGTTAATGCAGCAGCAGATATTTTAGGAATCCGTGCTTTACTAGTTCATGCTAAAGATGAGCAAGCAAGAACATGGTATGAAAATTTTGATTTTGAACCTAGTCCGACTGACCCTTTACATCTATTTTTAATGTTGAAGGATATTCGAAAAATCTTGGAATAACTGCACCTGAGCAAGTTTGAATTGATGGTATGCTATCTGTCATCTTTTAAGTAAAATCGGTGACAACAGGATGATAGTTTAGGTGGTGCGCTGCCTGCGGCGAGGCGTAGCTGATCGCTTTTGTTTAAGAGGGCTACGCTTACACTGTTTATATAATCTGTCACTCAGATAAAAAACTTTATATCTTCTCATTAATGAAAGTTTAAGATTTCTTTGTCATCACGTAACACATTTCCCCAACAGAGAATTATAATAGTGATATATC
Above is a genomic segment from Nostoc sp. MS1 containing:
- a CDS encoding DUF1778 domain-containing protein, whose translation is MSHSPESRTERIDIRTSPSVKKLLQQAAAASHKNVSEFLLEQGLIAAQNALTNRKVFALDDEQWQAFQNALDTPTTEKPRLRRLLTEPSVFE
- a CDS encoding GNAT family N-acetyltransferase, which encodes MNNLYIEKLSTTHNVQDFDCGKPALNNFLINYALQNQQSDSSKTYVACIDNNLIAYYTLTVASVIHQDAPPRIIKGLPKYPVPVALLARLAVSKDYQGQRIGSGLLKDCLKRVNAAADILGIRALLVHAKDEQARTWYENFDFEPSPTDPLHLFLMLKDIRKILE